In Picosynechococcus sp. PCC 7002, the following are encoded in one genomic region:
- a CDS encoding ABC transporter permease has translation MWNKTRSWQRFYRNRLAVLGGIVLGAIALLVFGLPLIYQTPIDGIDFARSALAPSWEHPFGTDDLGQDQLARVLFGGKVSLTVGLAAMAVAISLGTVIGAIAGFYGGWLDQLLMRLTDLFLSLPQLPVLLLVVYLFRESLRAIAGAEWGTFLLVVLVSGSLNWMAIARLVRAQCLTLKNREFVTAAQAMGANPLRTLRTHLLPNLVSLIAVAATLSVSNAIITESTLSFLGLGFPPDIPTWGRMLYDAQNFVTTAPHMALFPGLAIFLTVLSLNYLGDGLRDAFDPKSASH, from the coding sequence ATGTGGAATAAGACGCGCAGTTGGCAACGGTTTTACCGCAATCGTTTGGCGGTACTTGGGGGGATTGTCCTGGGGGCGATCGCCTTGTTGGTTTTTGGCCTACCGCTGATTTACCAGACCCCCATCGATGGCATTGACTTCGCCAGAAGTGCTCTTGCACCAAGCTGGGAACACCCTTTTGGCACCGATGACCTCGGACAGGATCAATTGGCGCGGGTGTTGTTTGGGGGGAAGGTTTCCCTGACTGTCGGGCTGGCTGCGATGGCTGTGGCGATTAGTTTAGGGACTGTGATTGGGGCGATCGCCGGCTTTTATGGTGGCTGGCTCGATCAATTGTTGATGCGTTTGACGGATCTATTTTTGTCCCTCCCCCAACTGCCAGTATTACTCCTGGTAGTCTATCTGTTTCGGGAATCCCTCCGGGCGATCGCCGGGGCAGAATGGGGCACCTTTCTCCTCGTGGTGCTGGTGAGCGGTAGCTTGAATTGGATGGCGATCGCCCGGTTAGTCCGCGCCCAATGTTTAACCCTCAAAAACCGAGAATTTGTGACCGCTGCCCAGGCCATGGGGGCCAATCCCCTCCGCACCCTCAGGACACATCTTTTGCCGAATCTGGTCAGTCTCATTGCCGTCGCCGCTACCCTGTCCGTGAGTAACGCGATTATCACCGAATCAACCCTCAGTTTCCTTGGTTTAGGGTTTCCGCCGGATATTCCGACTTGGGGGCGGATGCTGTATGATGCCCAAAATTTCGTGACCACAGCTCCCCACATGGCGCTATTTCCAGGCTTAGCGATTTTTTTGACGGTGCTCAGTTTAAATTACCTTGGCGATGGCCTCCGAGACGCCTTTGATCCGAAAAGCGCGTCCCACTAA
- a CDS encoding TIGR02450 family Trp-rich protein, whose amino-acid sequence MAKKQKQRFPHLLGSKWTASQKTFGWRHFQVMNRRNEGKWVFAELVSSCDPDTRFWINAKQLKDQRLWEAGWKTLEEMNQPPEVPFWQD is encoded by the coding sequence ATGGCGAAGAAACAAAAACAACGCTTTCCCCATCTCCTTGGGTCTAAATGGACCGCCAGCCAAAAGACTTTCGGTTGGCGACATTTCCAGGTGATGAACCGCCGCAATGAAGGGAAATGGGTGTTTGCCGAATTAGTATCCTCCTGTGACCCTGACACCCGATTTTGGATCAATGCCAAACAACTCAAGGATCAACGACTATGGGAAGCGGGCTGGAAAACCCTCGAAGAGATGAATCAGCCCCCCGAAGTCCCCTTCTGGCAAGATTAG
- a CDS encoding rod shape-determining protein: protein MGLFSRFSFSRDMGIDLGTANTLVYVSGKGIVLQEPSVVAINKNNQEVLAVGLEAKRMLGRTPDNVIAIRPLRDGVIADFDTAEAMLKHFIKRVHDNRNPLIRPRMVIGIPSGVTGVERRAVEEAAKEAGASDVYLIDEPVAAAIGAGLPVSEPTGNMIIDIGGGTTEVAVLSLQGTVLSESVRVAGDELSDSIMLYMKKVHNLVIGERTAEDIKIQLGSAYPTDEEEPIMEVRGLHLLSGLPRTVTIKAPEIRESMSEPLSIIVEAVKRTLERIPPELAADIIDRGIMLAGGGALLKGLDTLISHETGIVTHVAANAESCVALGTGRVLENFKDKDMERVFKSHTRYE, encoded by the coding sequence GTGGGTTTATTTAGTCGCTTTTCATTTTCACGGGACATGGGTATCGATCTCGGTACCGCCAACACCCTTGTATACGTCTCTGGTAAAGGGATTGTCCTCCAGGAACCGTCTGTTGTAGCCATCAACAAAAATAACCAAGAAGTCCTGGCAGTCGGCCTAGAAGCCAAGCGCATGTTAGGGCGCACCCCCGACAATGTGATTGCCATTCGTCCCCTCCGGGATGGGGTAATTGCGGACTTTGACACCGCCGAGGCGATGCTAAAGCACTTTATTAAGCGGGTTCACGATAACCGCAATCCCCTGATTCGGCCCCGGATGGTGATCGGGATTCCCAGTGGGGTTACAGGGGTAGAACGGCGAGCCGTCGAAGAAGCAGCCAAAGAAGCCGGGGCCAGCGATGTTTATCTCATTGATGAACCCGTTGCCGCTGCCATTGGCGCAGGGCTACCCGTTTCTGAACCCACCGGTAACATGATCATTGATATTGGTGGCGGCACCACAGAAGTGGCCGTTTTAAGTTTACAGGGCACTGTTCTGAGCGAATCAGTACGGGTTGCAGGGGATGAACTCAGCGACTCGATTATGCTCTACATGAAAAAAGTCCACAATTTGGTCATTGGGGAGCGCACCGCCGAGGATATCAAAATTCAACTGGGGTCTGCCTATCCCACCGACGAAGAAGAGCCGATCATGGAAGTGCGTGGCTTACATTTGCTTTCCGGATTACCCCGCACCGTCACCATCAAGGCCCCTGAAATCCGTGAAAGTATGTCTGAACCGCTTTCGATCATCGTTGAAGCTGTGAAGCGCACCCTAGAACGAATTCCGCCGGAATTGGCGGCTGATATTATTGACCGGGGAATTATGCTGGCCGGGGGGGGCGCCCTGCTCAAGGGACTCGATACCCTGATTAGCCACGAAACAGGCATCGTTACCCACGTGGCGGCCAATGCTGAAAGCTGTGTTGCTTTGGGTACAGGTCGTGTTTTGGAAAACTTTAAAGATAAGGATATGGAGCGGGTCTTTAAGAGCCATACTCGCTACGAATAG
- the mreC gene encoding rod shape-determining protein MreC, whose product MLMFRRWWQRYGMTLIFIGVGLSAALFLRQTQGGAIQEFYGLFFRRQGNLTAAETEILLQNSKLRELQNRVEELEAQNQQLQDLLDYRQTLQTEAIAAPVIGRSADAWWQQIIIGQGSQAGIKVGDTVTGIGGLVGRVVQVTPHSSRVALVSDLNQQVGVMLSRSRFQGYLRGQNDPQQAQMVFYEKVPDVEVGDMVTTSNLSTLYAPGLPIGRIAAIDFNAGPAPIATVELTVPLGSLEWVLVAPFEPKPLNFELQPEQDVSQTP is encoded by the coding sequence ATGTTAATGTTCCGCCGTTGGTGGCAACGCTATGGGATGACCTTAATTTTTATTGGGGTTGGCCTTTCGGCTGCTTTATTTTTGCGCCAGACCCAGGGAGGCGCAATTCAGGAATTTTATGGGCTTTTCTTCCGGCGTCAAGGCAATCTCACCGCCGCTGAAACGGAAATTTTGCTCCAGAACAGTAAGCTGCGGGAACTGCAAAATCGAGTCGAGGAACTCGAAGCCCAGAACCAACAGCTACAAGACTTGTTGGATTATCGACAAACACTCCAGACAGAGGCGATCGCCGCCCCGGTGATTGGTCGCAGTGCCGATGCCTGGTGGCAGCAGATTATTATCGGCCAGGGGAGTCAAGCTGGGATCAAAGTCGGGGACACCGTGACCGGCATCGGTGGACTCGTGGGCAGGGTGGTACAAGTTACCCCCCACAGTAGTCGCGTTGCTTTGGTGAGTGATCTCAACCAACAAGTGGGTGTGATGTTGTCCCGGAGTCGTTTTCAGGGTTATCTCCGGGGCCAGAACGACCCCCAACAGGCCCAGATGGTTTTCTATGAAAAAGTGCCGGATGTCGAAGTAGGGGATATGGTCACCACCTCAAATCTGAGTACCCTGTACGCCCCGGGTCTCCCCATTGGTCGCATTGCGGCAATCGATTTTAATGCGGGGCCAGCCCCCATCGCAACGGTGGAGTTAACGGTGCCGTTAGGGTCATTGGAATGGGTATTGGTGGCCCCTTTTGAGCCGAAGCCCCTAAATTTTGAGCTGCAACCGGAGCAAGATGTTTCGCAAACTCCCTAG
- the mreD gene encoding rod shape-determining protein MreD, translating into MFRKLPRGALPWINGLVSVGSLLLCTQLLLLRIPGMTILGFSPQWLLMWVIAWSVKREMIYALLGAIAAAWIHDSLMVSALPSHLPGFVLVAYFVSRWRQQRYLQEDFIILALLVFVMTLAAEVIMAFQYLLWGLGSPGMLWGELQRIGLATAILSSLWAPLLCTPLVRWWDYVRMLDRQ; encoded by the coding sequence ATGTTTCGCAAACTCCCTAGGGGGGCATTGCCCTGGATCAATGGTTTGGTGAGCGTTGGCTCGCTGCTGCTGTGTACCCAGCTTTTGTTACTCCGCATTCCTGGGATGACAATCCTCGGTTTCAGTCCCCAGTGGCTTTTGATGTGGGTGATTGCTTGGAGTGTAAAGCGGGAGATGATTTATGCCCTCCTGGGGGCGATCGCCGCTGCTTGGATCCATGACAGCTTAATGGTGAGTGCCTTGCCTTCCCACCTTCCAGGCTTCGTGCTGGTCGCCTATTTTGTTTCCCGCTGGCGACAACAACGCTATCTCCAGGAAGACTTTATTATTCTGGCGCTACTGGTCTTCGTGATGACCCTAGCTGCAGAAGTGATTATGGCATTTCAATATCTGCTGTGGGGGTTGGGTTCCCCAGGGATGCTCTGGGGTGAACTGCAACGGATCGGCCTCGCAACGGCAATTTTAAGTAGCCTCTGGGCACCGCTCCTTTGTACGCCTCTGGTGCGTTGGTGGGATTACGTGAGAATGCTCGATAGGCAGTAG
- a CDS encoding HAD family hydrolase: protein MSIPGLFQRTAARFQTMNSPTARRLRLTLFCDFDGPLVDVSERYYGTYQAALQHTQQIYAQQGIAIPLKYLGKDQFWQMKRQRVSDIEIAMQSGLQEEQIAFFLDHVRTIVNDEALLHLDKMQGGVNWSLALLHSYGVKLVLVTLREEQQVRKMLDQYGLKRLFSGIYGSDDRHTAYVNNVDVKTALLKEAIAEQGELSDQWLMVGDTEADIIAAKNMNIPAIAVTCGIRDTAYLKTYQPDHYCNDLLSVAHFLAERYGHSPKPQGHHYCLSSILT, encoded by the coding sequence ATGAGTATCCCAGGCTTGTTCCAGAGAACCGCTGCCCGTTTTCAAACTATGAACTCTCCCACCGCAAGACGTCTCCGTTTGACGCTATTTTGTGACTTCGATGGGCCATTGGTCGATGTTTCGGAGCGATACTATGGTACATACCAAGCCGCTCTCCAGCATACGCAACAGATTTACGCCCAACAGGGCATCGCCATTCCCCTCAAATACCTCGGCAAAGACCAATTTTGGCAAATGAAGCGCCAACGGGTCAGTGATATCGAAATTGCGATGCAGTCCGGACTCCAAGAAGAGCAAATTGCCTTTTTCCTCGACCATGTCCGCACCATCGTCAACGATGAAGCCCTACTCCACCTCGACAAAATGCAGGGGGGCGTGAACTGGTCTCTGGCCTTACTCCATTCCTACGGAGTGAAATTAGTACTGGTGACGCTCCGGGAAGAACAGCAGGTGCGGAAAATGCTCGATCAATATGGCCTAAAACGTCTATTTAGTGGGATTTACGGTAGTGATGATCGCCACACGGCCTATGTGAACAATGTGGATGTGAAAACTGCCCTCCTCAAGGAGGCGATCGCCGAACAGGGAGAACTAAGCGATCAATGGCTCATGGTGGGCGATACCGAAGCAGATATCATCGCCGCAAAAAATATGAATATTCCGGCGATCGCCGTGACCTGTGGCATTCGTGATACGGCTTACCTCAAAACCTATCAGCCCGATCATTATTGCAATGATCTTCTCTCTGTGGCCCATTTTTTGGCGGAGCGCTATGGTCACTCTCCCAAGCCCCAGGGCCATCACTACTGCCTATCGAGCATTCTCACGTAA
- a CDS encoding Uma2 family endonuclease has protein sequence MIALPSSFSPQAYLELESESTIRHEYRQGLVYAMASGSDDHSRIAINFLTALNLHLRDGPCRFFAGDVKVNYRDQFFYYPDAFVTCDPRDQQNRYVKQFPKLILEVLSPATENFDRTEKFQDYQRITTLEEYVLISQTQQEVEVWRRSPQDWTNQIYRTIDPVKLTSINLEMPISELYRGTSLESCI, from the coding sequence ATGATTGCTTTACCCTCTAGTTTTTCCCCCCAGGCATACCTCGAACTTGAGTCCGAAAGCACAATTCGCCATGAGTATCGCCAGGGATTAGTTTATGCGATGGCCAGTGGTAGTGATGACCATAGTCGCATTGCCATTAATTTTTTAACGGCCCTTAATTTGCATCTCCGGGATGGCCCATGCCGATTTTTTGCGGGGGACGTAAAAGTTAATTATCGAGACCAGTTTTTTTATTATCCTGATGCTTTTGTCACTTGCGACCCCAGGGATCAACAAAATCGCTATGTAAAACAATTTCCCAAGTTAATCCTTGAGGTTTTATCTCCAGCCACAGAGAACTTTGACCGCACAGAAAAATTCCAAGATTATCAACGGATTACGACCTTAGAAGAGTATGTTTTGATTTCCCAAACGCAACAGGAAGTAGAGGTCTGGCGGCGATCGCCCCAGGATTGGACGAATCAAATTTACCGGACGATTGATCCGGTCAAGCTCACCAGCATCAACCTTGAAATGCCCATATCAGAACTGTATCGGGGCACCAGTCTCGAAAGCTGCATTTAA